The nucleotide sequence CGGAGTCCCTGGCCGCGGAAGTGGCACCGCTGGGCATCAAGGTGACCATCGTGGAGCCCGCCGCGTTCCGCACGAACTGGTCCGGCCCCTCGATGCGGCAGTCGGCGATCCGCATCGACGACTACGCCGAGACCGCGGGCGCCCGCCGCGAGGCGACGCTCGCGACCTACGGGCGGCAACCGGGCGACCCGGCCCGCGCGGCCGAAGCGATCCTCACCGCCGTCGGCAGCGACGAACCGCCGCTGCGCCTGCTCCTCGGCCGGGCCGCCTACGGCATCGCCACGGCCCGGCTCGACAACCTCCGCGCCACCTTCGACACCTGGCGCGAGACCACCCTCTCCGCCGACTTCCCGGAAGGAACCCCGTGAAAACCGTCCTCATCACCGGAGCCAGCAGCGGCATCGGCCGCGCCACCGCGCTGCGCCTCGCCTGCGAAGGCCACCACGTCGTGCTCGGCGCCCGGCGCGAAGACCGGCTGGCGGACCTGGCCAAGGAAATCCACGACAACGGTGGCATCGCGGACGTGTACCGCCTCGACGTCACCGACCGCGCGGACGTCGCCGCGTTCGCCGACGCCGCCGCCGAGGCGCACGGACGGCTCGACGTCTTCGTCGCCAACGCCGGCGTCATGCCGTTGTCGCGTTTGGACTCACTGCACGTCGGCGAGTGGGACCGGATGATCGACGTCAACGTCCGCGGCCTGCTGCATGGGATCGCCGCGGCCCTGCCGCACTTCCGGCGGCAAGGCGGCGGCCACTTCGTGACGATCGCCTCCACCGGCTCGCACGAGGTCGTGCCGACGGCCGCGGTCTACTGCGGCACCAAGTACGCGGCCCGGGCGATCACCGAAGGCCTGCGTCTGGAGGCCGGCCCCGGCCTCCGCGTGACGACGGTCTCCCCCGGCGTCACCGAGTCCGAGCTGGCCGACACCATCACCGAGCCCGGCGCGCAGGAGGCGATGCGCGTCTACCGGGCGGTGACCCTCCCGGCGGACGCGATCGCCGGGGCCGTCTCCTACGCGATCGGGCAGCCGGAGGGCGTGGACGTCAACGAGATCGTCGTGCGGCCCACCGCCCAGCGGTGACGCCGTGTCGTCCGCCGAATCACGCGTGTCGTCCCTTCAATCACGCGTGTCGTCCCTTCCGGCACAGCGTCCGGAGGGGCTCGGCGTGATTGCGGGGCCGACACGCGTGATCAGGAGGTCGACACGCGTGATTGCCGGGTCGACACGGCTCAGCGCTCCAGCTCGGCGATGACCCGCGGGATCTCCGCCACGAGTTCGCGTGCCAGCAGGCCGGTGCTGCCGGTGTCCGGGATCAGCCGCTGGCCGGCCACGGCGTGGACGTGCGTCGCCCAGCAGGCGGCCTGGTCCACGGCCGCGCCGCGGGCGAGGAAGCCGCCGGTCAGCCCGGCCAGGACGTCGCCGCTGCCGGACGTCGCCAGCCCGACGTGGCCACTGCCGTCGCGCCAGGCGCGCCCGCCCGGCTCGGCGACCACGCCCATGAGCTGCACCACGCCGCCGTAGCGCCCGGCGATCCGCACCGCCGTTTCCAGGTCGTCGACGTCCTTTTCCTCGCAGCCGTCGAGGAAGGCGGCTTCGACCCGGTTCGGCGTGAGGAGCAGCCTGCCCGCCAAGGGTTCCGCGAGCGAAGGGTCCCGGCTCAGCGCGCCGAGCGCGAACGCGTCGAGCACCACCTTCGCGTCCGGGGCGATGGCGGGGACCAAGCTCCGCAGCAGCTCTTCGGTCTCCGAAACGCCGATGAGACCGGGGCCGACCACGACGGTGCCGGCGTCGGGGAGCACCTCGGCCAGCCGGTCGACGGCACCGGCGGCGATCGCGCCGGTGCCGGTCTCCGGCAGCCCGAACACCGACGACTCGGGCACCGAGACCCCGATCGCCGTGGCGTGCCGGTCGGCGACCGCCAGCTGCAGCGTGCCGGCCCCGGCGCGCAGGGCGGCGGTGCCGGACAGCGCCGGCGCACCGGGCACGGTCCGGGCGCCGCCGACGACGAGCACGGTGCCGCGGTCTTCCGCGCCGATCCGCCAGTCCCGCAGCAGGGCCGGGCTGATCGGCGCCGGGTCAGGAGAGCTGCTGCGCGGCATCGTCGTCCGCCGTCGGCGGGGTGTCGGTGGCGTGCAGGTGCCCGACTTCCTGGGCCAGCACCATGGTGAACCCGCCGTCGGAGTCGCGTTCCCAGGCCGTCACCGAGCCGTTCGGAACCTCGGTGGCGTCGGCGGCACGCAGCAGGTCGGGTTCGGGCAGCCCTTCGAGCAGGTAGCGCAGGGCGAAGACGGTCATCTCGTGGGCGGCCAGCAGAACGCGCTTTCCGGCGTGGTCCACGCTCAGCTCGCTGAGCAGGGACCGCAGCCGCAGCACGACGTCCGCCCAGGACTCACCGCCCGGCGGCCGGTAGTAGAACTTGCCGAGCCGCCGCTTGCGCCGCAGCTCGTCGGGCCACCGCTCACCGACGCCGTGCGAGGTCAGCAGGTCCAGCACGCCGAGCTCGCGGTCGCGCAGCCGTTCGTCCGGGATGATCGTCACCCCTTCGGGGGTGGCCAGCCGGGCGGTGTCCCAGGCACGGCGGTAGGTGGAGGTGATGACGACATCCGGCGGCTGCTCCGCGAGGAACTTCCCCGCCGCCGAAGCCTGCTCCCGCCCCAGGTCCGTCAGCGGCACGTCGGCGTCGCGTTCGGCGATGTCGATCACGTCCGCGCCGGCCGCCTCCGCCTCTTCCCTGGCCACGTTTCCGGTGCTTTGGCCGTGCCGCAGCACACCCACCCAGTCCAAGTCGACGTTCACGACGGCCTGGTACCCCGGGAGACCCGCCGTCGAAACCCGGGATGGTTAGGCCCGCAAAGGACTTGCGGCTAGGGTCGTGCCATGTCGCGAAGTCTCGACGCCGAAAACCGGCTGCAGCAGCTGGAGGCGATCATCGGTGCTCCGGCCACCCACCTCGGGCTG is from Amycolatopsis mediterranei and encodes:
- a CDS encoding SDR family oxidoreductase, producing the protein MKTVLITGASSGIGRATALRLACEGHHVVLGARREDRLADLAKEIHDNGGIADVYRLDVTDRADVAAFADAAAEAHGRLDVFVANAGVMPLSRLDSLHVGEWDRMIDVNVRGLLHGIAAALPHFRRQGGGHFVTIASTGSHEVVPTAAVYCGTKYAARAITEGLRLEAGPGLRVTTVSPGVTESELADTITEPGAQEAMRVYRAVTLPADAIAGAVSYAIGQPEGVDVNEIVVRPTAQR
- a CDS encoding NAD(P)H-hydrate dehydratase; protein product: MPRSSSPDPAPISPALLRDWRIGAEDRGTVLVVGGARTVPGAPALSGTAALRAGAGTLQLAVADRHATAIGVSVPESSVFGLPETGTGAIAAGAVDRLAEVLPDAGTVVVGPGLIGVSETEELLRSLVPAIAPDAKVVLDAFALGALSRDPSLAEPLAGRLLLTPNRVEAAFLDGCEEKDVDDLETAVRIAGRYGGVVQLMGVVAEPGGRAWRDGSGHVGLATSGSGDVLAGLTGGFLARGAAVDQAACWATHVHAVAGQRLIPDTGSTGLLARELVAEIPRVIAELER
- a CDS encoding histidine phosphatase family protein, yielding MNVDLDWVGVLRHGQSTGNVAREEAEAAGADVIDIAERDADVPLTDLGREQASAAGKFLAEQPPDVVITSTYRRAWDTARLATPEGVTIIPDERLRDRELGVLDLLTSHGVGERWPDELRRKRRLGKFYYRPPGGESWADVVLRLRSLLSELSVDHAGKRVLLAAHEMTVFALRYLLEGLPEPDLLRAADATEVPNGSVTAWERDSDGGFTMVLAQEVGHLHATDTPPTADDDAAQQLS